One stretch of Brachyhypopomus gauderio isolate BG-103 unplaced genomic scaffold, BGAUD_0.2 sc57, whole genome shotgun sequence DNA includes these proteins:
- the arg1 gene encoding arginase-1 isoform X2, producing MTVLLQPRDGVQLGPELIRAAGLVERLKGQGCTVKDYGNLTFEEVANDQAVGRTKSPRAVGQANKQLADAVQRIKTEGHACVMLGGDHSLAIGSIYGHAACGTQPSVVWVDAHADINTPLTTPTGNIHGQPMSYLIHELHSKIPAMPNFSWLKPCVSAEDIVYIGLRDVDPEEHYILKYLGIKTFSMTEVDSLGIAKVMEQTCDHIFSKVKKPIHLSYDIDALDPSVAPATGTPVVGGLTYREGIYITEQLCQTGLLSAVDVVEVNPKRGGTDTEVRSTANAAADLVLGCFGRVREGSHSAGYKIPDP from the exons ATGACTGTCCTGCTTCAGCCCAGAGATGGTGTTCAACTGGGACCGGAGCTCATTCGCGCAGCCGGATTGGTAGAGAGACTTAAAGGGCAAG GCTGCACAGTGAAGGATTATGGGAATCTCACGTTCGAGGAAGTGGCCAACGACCAGGCCGTCGGGAGAACGAAGAGTCCACGGGCCGTCGGCCAGGCGAACAAACAGCTGGCCGATGCCGTGCAGAGGATCAAGACTGAGGGTCACGCTTGTGTCATGCTTGGAGGGGATCACAG TTTAGCGATCGGTTCGATCTATGGACACGCAGCCTGTGGAACCCAGCCGAGCGTGGTGTGGGTCGACGCCCACGCTGACATCAACACGCCCCTGACCACTCCCACCGGCAACATCCACGGGCAGCCCATGTCCTACCTCATTCACGAACTCCACTCCAAG ATTCCTGCAATGCCAAACTTCTCATGGTTAAAACCGTGCGTGTCTGCAGAAGATATTGTGTACATTGGGCTCAGAGACGTAGACCCAGAAGAACA TTACATCCTGAAATACCTTGGCATCAAGACATTCTCCATGACAGAGGTCGATAGTCTTGGAATTGCCAAAGTTATGGAACAGACATGTGATCATATCTTTTCAAA GGTGAAGAAACCTATCCACCTTAGTTATGACATTGACGCCTTGGACCCGTCTGTGGCTCCTGCCACGGGGACCCCAGTGGTGGGAGGTCTGACGTACAGAGAGGGTATCTACATCACAGAGCAGCTCTGTCAAACAG GGCTGCTCTCTGCCGTtgatgtggtggaggtgaaccCAAAGCGTGGAGGAACGGACACAGAGGTTCGCTCGACGGCGAACGCGGCGGCCGACCTCGTGCTGGGCTGCTTCGGGCGAGTCCGTGAAGGGTCGCATTCGGCCGGTTACAAAATACCAGATCCCTAA
- the arg1 gene encoding arginase-1 isoform X1 has product MKGSAALYSAFKILRRNHHSVGIIGAPFSKGQPRDGVQLGPELIRAAGLVERLKGQGCTVKDYGNLTFEEVANDQAVGRTKSPRAVGQANKQLADAVQRIKTEGHACVMLGGDHSLAIGSIYGHAACGTQPSVVWVDAHADINTPLTTPTGNIHGQPMSYLIHELHSKIPAMPNFSWLKPCVSAEDIVYIGLRDVDPEEHYILKYLGIKTFSMTEVDSLGIAKVMEQTCDHIFSKVKKPIHLSYDIDALDPSVAPATGTPVVGGLTYREGIYITEQLCQTGLLSAVDVVEVNPKRGGTDTEVRSTANAAADLVLGCFGRVREGSHSAGYKIPDP; this is encoded by the exons ATGAAGGGCTCCGCTGCTCTATACAGCGCCTTCAAGATACTCCGCAGAAACCACCACTCCGTCGGGATAATCGGCGCGCCTTTTTCTAAAGGGCAG CCCAGAGATGGTGTTCAACTGGGACCGGAGCTCATTCGCGCAGCCGGATTGGTAGAGAGACTTAAAGGGCAAG GCTGCACAGTGAAGGATTATGGGAATCTCACGTTCGAGGAAGTGGCCAACGACCAGGCCGTCGGGAGAACGAAGAGTCCACGGGCCGTCGGCCAGGCGAACAAACAGCTGGCCGATGCCGTGCAGAGGATCAAGACTGAGGGTCACGCTTGTGTCATGCTTGGAGGGGATCACAG TTTAGCGATCGGTTCGATCTATGGACACGCAGCCTGTGGAACCCAGCCGAGCGTGGTGTGGGTCGACGCCCACGCTGACATCAACACGCCCCTGACCACTCCCACCGGCAACATCCACGGGCAGCCCATGTCCTACCTCATTCACGAACTCCACTCCAAG ATTCCTGCAATGCCAAACTTCTCATGGTTAAAACCGTGCGTGTCTGCAGAAGATATTGTGTACATTGGGCTCAGAGACGTAGACCCAGAAGAACA TTACATCCTGAAATACCTTGGCATCAAGACATTCTCCATGACAGAGGTCGATAGTCTTGGAATTGCCAAAGTTATGGAACAGACATGTGATCATATCTTTTCAAA GGTGAAGAAACCTATCCACCTTAGTTATGACATTGACGCCTTGGACCCGTCTGTGGCTCCTGCCACGGGGACCCCAGTGGTGGGAGGTCTGACGTACAGAGAGGGTATCTACATCACAGAGCAGCTCTGTCAAACAG GGCTGCTCTCTGCCGTtgatgtggtggaggtgaaccCAAAGCGTGGAGGAACGGACACAGAGGTTCGCTCGACGGCGAACGCGGCGGCCGACCTCGTGCTGGGCTGCTTCGGGCGAGTCCGTGAAGGGTCGCATTCGGCCGGTTACAAAATACCAGATCCCTAA